In Halopseudomonas nanhaiensis, a single window of DNA contains:
- a CDS encoding ShlB/FhaC/HecB family hemolysin secretion/activation protein → MRIALSAMTALAVVLWCPIVLAQATPGDINLIRDRQEQLLREQQQRLQELQSLPGSTPDRQPALGAEPDRCFQIDRIRLQGVSLLDAPTQQDLIEPYQGQCLGATGLNDLLKHITARYLDRGFVTARAYLPQQDMSDGELEVILIEGRLEGFDGAGLASDREMAMAFPGAVGEHLNLRELEQMIDQLGRLPSRQVQIELLPGEQMGGSRVQLKGLRSKPWQVALGRHNDGQLGTGEQQWEAALAWDSPLGLADQLRLRTGGDAVSDHWRHSSNQSLFYSVPYGWWTASYAYSQSYYRTLNQAANFDFTSDGESKRHQLTLERTLHRDSVGKTGAAVGLAHLRTRNYIENSLLDSSSHRLSELQLGVNHGRRIGGAFVNGDIGWQHGIGAFDAQSNGRPRGSQPVANYNKYTLTLSYLQPLRLWDESFSVESLIYGQRSEDVLFGPQRMSLGGLASVRGFKEQSLAGDSGFYWRNNLRWRQAVTFAPLTPWVSEYGVALGYDLGAIRSDEYNPGQSGRLSGNALELSLRGKHIAASVTFAQSLVRPDALPRDENPTYFRIDLFF, encoded by the coding sequence ATGCGGATTGCATTGAGCGCAATGACTGCGCTGGCTGTAGTGCTGTGGTGTCCGATCGTTCTTGCCCAGGCCACGCCGGGCGATATCAACCTGATTCGTGATCGCCAGGAGCAGCTCCTGCGCGAGCAGCAACAACGGCTGCAGGAGCTGCAATCGCTGCCCGGCAGCACGCCGGATCGCCAGCCTGCGCTGGGCGCCGAACCCGATCGCTGCTTCCAGATCGATCGTATTCGTCTTCAGGGCGTCAGCCTGCTCGACGCACCAACCCAACAAGACCTGATCGAGCCGTACCAGGGCCAGTGCCTCGGCGCGACCGGCCTGAATGACCTGCTCAAACACATCACCGCCCGCTATCTTGATCGCGGCTTTGTGACTGCGCGCGCCTATCTGCCCCAGCAGGACATGAGCGATGGTGAGCTTGAAGTCATCCTCATCGAAGGGCGGCTGGAAGGGTTCGACGGTGCTGGCCTGGCGTCGGATCGCGAAATGGCCATGGCCTTCCCGGGCGCAGTCGGCGAGCACCTCAACCTGCGTGAACTGGAGCAGATGATCGACCAGCTGGGTCGGCTTCCTTCGCGACAGGTGCAGATCGAGCTGTTACCGGGCGAGCAGATGGGCGGCAGCCGCGTTCAGCTCAAGGGGCTGCGCAGCAAACCCTGGCAGGTTGCGCTTGGCCGACACAACGATGGCCAACTCGGCACCGGCGAGCAGCAATGGGAGGCCGCGCTGGCCTGGGATAGCCCCCTTGGACTGGCCGACCAGTTGCGGCTGCGTACCGGTGGCGATGCGGTCAGCGACCACTGGCGGCACTCTTCCAACCAGAGCCTGTTCTATAGCGTGCCCTACGGCTGGTGGACGGCGAGCTACGCCTATAGCCAGAGCTATTACCGAACCCTCAACCAGGCCGCTAACTTCGATTTCACCTCCGACGGCGAGAGCAAGCGGCACCAACTGACGCTGGAGCGCACCCTGCATCGCGACAGCGTTGGCAAAACCGGCGCTGCGGTCGGCCTGGCGCACCTGCGCACGCGTAACTACATCGAAAACTCTCTGCTCGACTCCTCCAGCCACCGGCTGAGCGAACTGCAGCTGGGTGTCAATCACGGCCGGCGTATTGGCGGGGCTTTCGTCAATGGCGATATCGGCTGGCAGCATGGCATCGGCGCATTCGATGCGCAGAGCAATGGTCGCCCACGGGGCAGCCAGCCGGTCGCCAACTACAACAAGTACACGCTCACCCTCAGCTACCTTCAGCCGCTGCGCCTATGGGACGAGAGCTTCAGCGTCGAAAGTCTGATCTACGGCCAACGTAGTGAAGACGTACTCTTCGGCCCCCAGCGGATGAGCCTGGGTGGGCTGGCGTCGGTGCGGGGTTTCAAGGAGCAATCGCTCGCCGGTGACAGCGGCTTTTACTGGCGCAACAACCTTCGCTGGCGGCAAGCCGTGACCTTCGCGCCGCTCACCCCCTGGGTCAGCGAGTACGGCGTAGCCCTGGGCTACGACCTGGGCGCGATTCGGTCCGACGAGTACAACCCGGGGCAGAGCGGCCGGCTCAGCGGCAACGCGCTGGAGCTGTCGTTGCGCGGCAAGCACATCGCCGCAAGCGTGACCTTTGCCCAATCGCTGGTGCGCCCGGACGCGTTACCCCGCGACGAGAACCCGACCTATTTCCGTATCGATCTGTTTTTCTGA